The Paramisgurnus dabryanus chromosome 1, PD_genome_1.1, whole genome shotgun sequence genome includes a window with the following:
- the LOC135734462 gene encoding galanin receptor 2a, with protein MSTSSIYSTFGSLFPNNFSLREHLHNNWTFNDLTPFSIDFLFAGHEPDTIVLMVMYVISFLTGLVGNILALLVLTRRRNRLSGASATRRLLINLAVCDMMVVCVCMPVNLGHQVYNAWVFGDFLCRAVPFVQAASVSASVLNLAVISLNRYYSVHSPLHARSFFTGRKMTCMISMVWIVSSALCLPLVFMNATKTLSILDGMHAVTVCVENWSKVKLRQGYNFLLFCSLYALPVVFNLVICFLTGWKLSRSDTTSAPAESNALALTRSVSRTKTRRRITKMVCALVLLFTFSWLPLYVVDIWIDSSFPDGNDDAGHRWILRGRPFAQWLGLTNSSINPLCYCFVGNLYRSAKKIRRSYREKISSVLSLTERSSSSVSKSVSKVQQHSSSTRAAQTSEDVHCKK; from the coding sequence ATGAGCACTTCCAGCATTTACAGCACATTTGGATCCCTTTTCCCCAACAACTTTTCCTTGCGTGAACACCTCCATAACAACTGGACCTTTAATGACCTGACGCCTTTCTCCATCGACTTTCTTTTTGCGGGACATGAACCGGACACCATAGTTTTAATGGTGATGTACGTAATCTCTTTCCTAACCGGACTGGTGGGAAATATTCTGGCTCTGTTGGTGCTGACGCGCAGGAGGAATCGCTTGTCGGGAGCTTCAGCCACCAGGAGATTGCTGATCAATCTGGCGGTGTGTGATATGATGGTGGTGTGTGTCTGTATGCCAGTGAATTTAGGACATCAGGTGTATAACGCCTGGGTGTTTGGAGACTTTCTGTGCCGAGCCGTGCCGTTCGTTCAGGCTGCATCCGTCTCCGCCAGTGTATTGAATCTGGCTGTGATCAGTCTGAACAGATATTACAGTGTCCACAGTCCACTGCACGCCAGGTCTTTCTTTACGGGCAGGAAAATGACATGCATGATATCGATGGTGTGGATTGTGTCATCCGCACTGTGTTTGCCGTTGGTTTTCATGAACGCAACCAAGACGCTTTCCATACTGGACGGCATGCACGCGGTGACCGTGTGCGTGGAGAACTGGTCCAAAGTCAAACTGCGCCAAGGTTATAACTTTTTACTCTTCTGCTCGTTGTACGCATTGCCTGTGGTTTTTAACCTGGTCATCTGTTTCCTGACCGGTTGGAAATTAAGCAGAAGTGACACAACATCAGCACCAGCAGAGTCCAACGCGCTCGCGCTCACGCGTTCGGTATCGCGCACGAAGACTCGCAGGAGAATCACCAAGATGGTTTGTGCGCTTGTTCTCCTTTTCACGTTTTCCTGGCTGCCACTGTATGTTGTAGACATCTGGATCGACTCCAGCTTTCCAGATGGAAACGACGATGCTGGTCATCGTTGGATTCTTCGGGGCAGACCGTTTGCGCAATGGCTTGGTCTCACCAACTCATCCATCAATCCTCTCTGTTACTGCTTTGTCGGAAACTTGTACAGATCGGCCAAAAAGATCAGAAGGAGTTACAGAGAAAAGATTTCGTCGGTTTTAAGTCTCACCGAAAGATCTTCATCTTCAGTTAGCAAATCTGTCTCTAAAGTACAGCAACACAGCTCATCTACTCGTGCTGCTCAGACATCAGAagatgtacactgcaaaaaatga